One part of the Deinococcus humi genome encodes these proteins:
- a CDS encoding MFS transporter yields MSPQDSQQVTGPQEIASTQRVPNVRPARFYGWTVVAVAALVILLAAGARSAPGVFLLPMQLDLGVSRATLSLAASLGLVMFGLGGPLSGGLIDRFGPRRVTAGGLFVITASFAGSALISSVWQLHLVWGVLSGLGTGIVGSVLGATIANRWFVSGRGLVMGLFGAASSAGQLIFLPVLTALVGALGWRESVLVIGGLALITALPAALLLRDRPADVGAQPLGLAPGAPVPGVQSEPGIMRRALRSRQFWLLAVTFFVCGATSNGLIGVHFIAYCTEAGLTAAYAAGMLSLMGVFNFVGTIASGWLTDRYDPRLLLGAYYAFRGLSLAALLFIPPGVGLVAFAVLFGLDYIATVPPTTALVADEFGRGNVGTVYGWVFCAHMIGAALAAWLGGVARDALGSYGAAFIVSAALSIAAAGLVQGIRRPARPVLSSN; encoded by the coding sequence ATGTCGCCGCAAGACTCCCAACAGGTCACTGGTCCCCAGGAGATCGCGTCTACTCAGCGTGTGCCCAACGTCCGCCCGGCCCGGTTCTACGGGTGGACCGTAGTGGCCGTTGCCGCACTGGTCATTTTGCTCGCCGCTGGCGCCCGCTCGGCCCCCGGCGTCTTTCTACTGCCCATGCAGCTTGACCTCGGCGTCTCGCGCGCCACCTTGTCCCTGGCCGCTTCCCTGGGACTGGTCATGTTTGGGCTGGGCGGCCCGCTCAGCGGCGGCCTGATCGACCGCTTCGGGCCGCGCCGCGTGACGGCAGGTGGCCTATTCGTAATCACAGCCAGCTTCGCGGGCAGCGCCTTAATTAGCTCAGTGTGGCAATTACACCTGGTCTGGGGGGTCCTCAGCGGACTAGGTACCGGCATTGTGGGCAGCGTCCTGGGGGCGACCATCGCCAACCGCTGGTTCGTCAGCGGGCGCGGCCTGGTGATGGGCCTGTTTGGGGCGGCCAGTTCCGCCGGACAACTGATCTTCCTGCCGGTGCTGACGGCCCTGGTGGGCGCGCTGGGCTGGCGGGAGAGCGTGCTGGTCATCGGCGGCCTTGCCCTGATCACGGCGCTGCCTGCCGCGCTGCTGTTACGGGACCGCCCCGCCGATGTCGGTGCACAGCCCCTGGGTCTGGCACCGGGGGCCCCGGTGCCAGGGGTGCAGTCTGAACCGGGCATCATGCGCCGGGCATTGCGGTCCCGCCAGTTCTGGCTGCTGGCCGTCACGTTCTTTGTCTGCGGAGCCACCTCCAACGGTCTGATCGGCGTGCATTTCATCGCGTACTGCACGGAAGCGGGTCTCACCGCTGCGTATGCAGCAGGCATGCTGTCGCTGATGGGGGTCTTCAACTTCGTGGGAACGATAGCCAGCGGCTGGCTGACCGACCGCTACGATCCCCGGCTTTTGCTGGGCGCGTACTACGCGTTCCGGGGCCTGAGTCTGGCCGCCCTGCTGTTCATTCCGCCGGGAGTGGGTCTGGTGGCCTTTGCCGTGCTCTTCGGACTGGATTACATCGCGACGGTGCCGCCCACAACGGCGCTGGTGGCCGACGAGTTCGGACGCGGCAACGTCGGCACCGTGTACGGTTGGGTCTTCTGCGCGCACATGATCGGGGCAGCGCTGGCCGCATGGCTGGGCGGTGTGGCGCGCGACGCGCTGGGATCGTACGGTGCGGCCTTCATCGTCTCTGCGGCGCTTTCTATTGCGGCTGCAGGACTGGTCCAGGGCATCAGGCGTCCGGCGCGCCCTGTCCTGTCGAGCAACTGA
- a CDS encoding helix-turn-helix domain-containing protein, translating into MPQDCLPHQEPLKRDEARLWRVPYLGGLDVLQARFVKQAFTRHTHEEFTVGVVQGGAAAFWNRGAEHVAPDGSIMLINADEVTTGRSFTEGGYIHLALYPSAEQFRMVAEQVTGRPAVAPHFAQSVAATPQLARRLVTVHRLLIDPAASLLTRDTALQGALAALVTTLGEERLSLPRVGRERAAVREVRAYLEEQAGAEVSLETLARLAGLSPFHLVRVFRQEVGLPPHAYQVQMRLRRARGWLAAGRRLAEVALEAGFSDQSAFSNQFRRHVGVTPGQYARAFAQIG; encoded by the coding sequence GTGCCTCAGGACTGCTTACCGCACCAGGAACCCCTGAAGCGGGACGAGGCGCGGCTGTGGCGTGTGCCCTATCTGGGCGGCCTTGACGTACTGCAGGCCCGTTTTGTGAAGCAGGCATTCACCCGGCACACGCATGAGGAGTTCACGGTGGGGGTGGTGCAGGGCGGCGCGGCGGCGTTCTGGAACCGGGGGGCCGAACATGTTGCCCCGGACGGCAGCATCATGCTGATCAACGCGGATGAGGTGACCACGGGCCGCTCCTTCACGGAGGGTGGCTACATCCATCTGGCGCTGTATCCGAGCGCCGAGCAGTTTCGCATGGTGGCCGAGCAGGTCACAGGGCGGCCTGCGGTAGCCCCTCACTTCGCGCAGAGTGTGGCGGCGACGCCGCAGCTCGCGCGCCGCCTGGTCACCGTCCACCGCCTGCTGATTGATCCGGCCGCCTCCCTATTGACCCGGGATACGGCGCTCCAGGGTGCGCTGGCTGCGCTGGTCACGACGCTGGGCGAAGAACGGTTGTCGCTGCCACGGGTGGGTCGGGAGCGGGCAGCGGTGCGCGAGGTGCGGGCGTACCTGGAGGAGCAGGCTGGGGCGGAGGTGTCGCTGGAGACGCTGGCCCGGCTGGCGGGCCTCAGCCCTTTTCACCTGGTGCGCGTGTTCCGGCAGGAAGTGGGGCTGCCGCCGCACGCCTATCAGGTTCAGATGCGTTTGAGGCGAGCGCGGGGCTGGCTCGCGGCGGGGCGGCGGCTGGCAGAGGTGGCGCTCGAAGCGGGCTTCAGCGACCAGAGCGCGTTTTCAAATCAGTTCCGGCGGCATGTTGGGGTGACGCCAGGTCAGTACGCGCGCGCCTTCGCCCAGATAGGCTGA